One Macadamia integrifolia cultivar HAES 741 unplaced genomic scaffold, SCU_Mint_v3 scaffold2578, whole genome shotgun sequence DNA segment encodes these proteins:
- the LOC122066779 gene encoding glutaredoxin-C9-like has protein sequence MQHAIPYRTWLPVPPGSPVGIGGATSASAVTNGGNIGKDVKGLVSENAVIVFGRRGCCMCHVVKRLLVGLGVNPAVFEVDEQDEAPVIDELMASIKTSTNEMPPQFQFPAVFIGGKLFGGLDRLMNAHISGDLIPLLKKAGALWL, from the coding sequence ATGCAGCATGCGATCCCTTACCGGACATGGCTACCGGTGCCGCCGGGCAGCCCAGTAGGGATAGGTGGAGCAACTTCAGCTTCAGCTGTTACTAATGGTGGAAACATTGGAAAGGATGTAAAGGGATTGGTTTCAGAGAACGCTGTGATAGTTTTTGGGAGGAGAGGTTGCTGTATGTGTCACGTGGTGAAACGGCTCTTGGTTGGGTTAGGTGTGAACCCAGCTGTGTTTGAGGTGGATGAGCAAGATGAGGCTCCAGTGATTGATGaattaatggcttccatcaaaACTAGTACTAATGAGATGCCACCACAGTTCCAGTTCCCTGCTGTGTTCATTGGAGGGAAGTTGTTTGGAGGGTTGGATCGCCTTATGAATGCTCATATCTCTGGGGACCTCATACCCTTACTGAAGAAGGCAGGAGCCTTGTGGCTTTAA